In the genome of Syntrophomonadaceae bacterium, the window CAGGCCAGAACAGCAAAAAAGTAGTCGATATTATTGGGCAAGGTGCCGCCTCCCATTAAACCGGTGTATCGCCACAACAAATAGCCTGTAACAGCAATGCTGCCAAAGACGAGCAGGAGATCTCCGGTGCTTGGCCGGTCTAATCGGGAGGAAAGGCCGGCGGGATAAAGAAGAAAGATCAGGACGAGGATAAAAGATAAATGAAAAGCACGTGCCGATATTTCCGGCAGAACGCCGACACTGGCCAACCAGAGGTGGAAGACCGACATGCAGATTGCTACTGCTGCAACAAGCCTGCCCCAGACGGTGTTTGGCAGGTATTTGCGGAACCGGGATTCAACGTCGTATTTCTCAATCACCCTATCGATTTCAGGTGTCTTTTCTTCCGGGGCAGCGGCTGGACGATTGTCTTTCATACGGTCACTCCTCTTTGATGCAGATTGCTCGTAAAACAATTTGTATTGCGGACATTCCTTTAAAAAAAGGGGGCAGGCCAGGGACATTGGGCCCGCCCCCTATCTAATAATTAAATTTCAGGGCAGACCCCCACGCCGCCTATGGCGGCACCATCAGAGGATGAAAAAGTCAGTGCAACAGACTTTAATCAGGTACTGGCGTAGCCAGTACCTACGAGTTCATCTTACTTCTCACATCCCACCTCTATTTTCAGGGCAGCCTAAGGCCCCTTTCCGCAAAGTATCTGGCCGCTCCGGGATGCAGGGGAATCCCCATGTGTCCGCGCAAGGCAGCCTGCAGGGTGATATCCCTGGCTGCGGAATGAACTGCCAACAAGTCTGCATGATGCTCGAAAACGGCTCTGGTTAAGAAATAAGCTACGTCATCAGGCATATTAGCTGTGGTCAATAACAGGTTAGCCTGGCCAACCGTCCGCACCGGGTCAGTCTGTCCCCTGTAGGTATTGGCCGGGATGGTAAATGGAAAATAATGATTGAATCTGCGTGTAAGCTCGTCGATCCTGCTCTGATCCAGCGAAATGAAGTTCACATCCGTTGTGGTAGCCAAATCTAACAAGGCGCTAACAGGGATACCGGCATTAATCAAGAGGCCGTCGCTCTGTCCGTTTCTGATTAACTCTGCCGCCGCAGTAAAGCCAACATAGTCCATTCTGACATGCTGGCGATCCCGGTAATCAATCCCGTGAACCCCAAAAACCTCGCGGGTATTCAGTTCTGTGCCGCTGCCCGCCGCTCCGGGCGCAAACCGCTTACCGAAGAAGTCGTTAACGTTTCTCACCCCAGACCCGGCCCGGGCCACAATTTGGACTACGTTGGGGTAAAGGGCCGTCAAGACGCGCAGGTCTTTATTAGGATTGCCGGCAAAACGGTCTGTACCGTTATAAGCATGAGCTGCCACCTGGTTCATGGTAAAGGCAACATTGACATCGCCACGCCTTAGTAACAGCATGTTCTGGGCACTTCCCTCAGTTGCCTGGGCAGAAGCGCGGATATTGGGAACCCTGTTTTGAAACATGCTGGCCATGCCATTGCCCAGAATAAAATACACGCCGCCAGTTGTAGCTGTGGCGATATTGACATCAAACCGCCTGGCCAGCGGCGGAACAGGAGCCAGAGCCGGTGCTGGTGCTGGCGCCGGGGCTGGGGCCGGAGTCACAGCGACTGGGGCCGGTGCCGGAGCTGGTTTAGGAGCTGGCGCAGGTGCGGGAGCCGGTGCCGGTTTAGGAGCTGGCGCCGGGGCTGGTGCAGGCGCCGGAGCCGGTGCCGGAGCCGGTGCCGGAGCCGGTGCCGGTGCCGGAGCTGGTGCCGGAGCTGGTGCCGGAGCTGGTGCCGGAGCTGGTGCCGGAGTTGGGGCCGGTGCCGGAGTTGGGGCAGGTGCCGGAGCAGGTGCCGGTGCCGGAGCCGGTTGGGGCGGCTGAGTTGCCTGTTGCGTGCCACAGCCACCAAGGACCATTGTGAATGCAATAATTACTGTTAACAGGAAAACGCCTAATTTATGCCGCCTGAATCTCAACATTGTTGGCCTCCTTTTATTAAGTTAATTTAGTCGCGCAGCCTTTTTCTAACTTCACCTGGCCATTTCTATGAAAGTGGATAGCAGCCCTTGACCACCTCCCTGAATTAAAATCGATAGCTCAGTGCATATTGAAAATACTTATGCAATTTTCATGCCTTTTGAATATTTATAAATATTTAATTTATTTTAAATTTTTTGAAATAAATAATGCATTCCCACATTATTCAGCCTTGGTGGCATAAAAAATCGGCAGCATGCCAACAAGATTAGTAAACTGCATTTTTGCATTGGCAATGCTAAAATGCAGGGCAGAGAATGCACTCCACTCTCCGCCCTGCAGCATTAAAGATAGCAATTAAGCCTATTGCATAAGACTATTCCAATACCATCAACACATCGCCGGCCTTGACGACATCGCCTTCAGCGGCTTTCAGGGCTTTAACAACACCGGAATCATCCGCATAAATTTCAACGTGCATTTTCATTGCCTCCAAAATGGCAACTACATCGTCTACCTGGACAGTGTCGCCGACTCCAACTTCGAACTTAAGCAGCTTTCCCACCATTGGTGCAGTTATTTCTGGCATGAAAAAGAATCCTCCTTACTTATTATTTTTTGCCATTGATTTTAATATGTCCCAAAGCTTTTCCCTAATTCTAGCACGGACAGGCAAATAGGTCAACTTTACCATCGGCTGACCTTACAGGTTAATATTGGAGAACTTCCGCCACGGCCTGGCCACATCTTTATTCTCAAGCATATCCAATGTCCTGTTAATCATCATCCTGGTGTCTTCCGGGAGAATGATATCGTCGATATAGCCCCGCTCAGCCCCCCGGTAGGGGTTTTCATACAGATCCCGGTATTCCTGGATTCTGGCAGCCTTAACTTCTTCCGGATTCCCGGCATTCTTGATTTCTTTAGCAAAAATAACACTGGCAGCAGTTTCGGCACCCACAATGCTGACCTGTGCCTCCGGCCAGGCGTAGACGATATCAGCCCCGGTGTCCTTGCAGCACATGCCCAAATATGCCCCGGCAAATGATTTCCGGAGGATAACGGTTACCTTGGGGACAGTGGCGTCAATGTAAGCATAAAGCATTTTAGCACCATGGCGGAGAATGCCTTTCCACTCCTCATTGGAGCCAATCATGAAGGCCGGGGTATCATGCAGGTTGACCAGGGAGATATTGAACAGATCGCAGAAACGCACAAACCTGGCCACCTTATCGGCAGCGTCACAGGTGATTACAGCGCCTATCTTGTTGGGCTGGCTGGCTACAACCCCCGTCGGACGGCCGCCCATCCGGGCAAAACCGATAATCACGTTCGGGGCAAAATCCTTCATGATTTCAAAAAAATACCCATTATCAACAATCTTATAAATCACCTGGCGCATATCATAGGGAATGTGGCCAGCCTCGGGGATCATCCGGTTAAGCTCGGGAACTTTCCGCCACGGGTCATCCCCTGTTTCAATTCTGGGGGGCTTTTGCTTGTTGTTGTCGGGCAGGAAGCTTAACAGCTCCTTGGTCTTATCCAGGCAGTCCTGGTCATCTTCTGTAACCACATGGGTGCAGCCGGATTTAACCGCATGGGCATTGACTCCGCACAGCTTTTCCAGTGTAATCTCTTCTCCCAGCTGGGTCTTGACAAAAGCCGGTCCGGCAATGCCCATAAAACCGGTTTTTCTGTTTTGGAACACAAAATCCTGCATCACCGGGTGATAGGCCTGGCCGCCAAGGCAGGGGCCCAGCAGCAAAGCGACTTGCGGAATGATGCCAGAGGCCAGAATCTGGGAGCGAAACAACCAGGCGTAAGCCTCCAGGGTATCCATACCCTCCTGCAACCTGGCGCCGCCAGAGTCGTTCATGCCCACAAAGGGGATCCCCATCTCTTTAGCCATATCGATAGCCTGGGAGAATTTCTTACCATGGTACTCCCCAAAAGTTCCCGCCATGGCTGTATAGTCTTCTGCGCCAGCCATCACCAGCCGCCCGTTGACCCGGCCATAACCAACCACTACGCCCTCAGCCGGCACTTCTCTTTTGTCCATGCCAAAAGCAGTGGTCCGGTGCTTGATGTGCATACCAATCTCCACAAAGGTGCCAGGATCAAAGAAGTATTCAATCCGTTCCCGGGCGGTCATCTTGCCGGCTTTATGCTGCTGCTCCACCGCCTGCGGGCCCCCCATCGCCCTGATCCGCTCCTTTTCTTTCAATAACTGTTCGTAACGATCCATCAAAAGAAAACCTCCTTTTCAATCAATTTACAATGGTAAAATACAATGGCTGTTACCTGTTTGCCTTCCTGTAACCCAAGGCATCGTTAGCAATTATTAGCTTCTGGATAATTGAAGAACCCTCAACAATTTGATATGACTTGGCATCGCGGTAATACCTGGCCACCGGGTATTCCTCGGAATAGCCATAAGCACCAAGGATCTTCATGGCGAAGTCAGCGCATTTATTGGCTGTCTCAGCGACAAAGTATTTGCCGATGGAAGTTTCCCGGGTATTGTTCATGCCCTGGTCCTTTTGCCATGCTGCCCGGTAAACCAACATCCTGGCGGCCTCAATATCAACAACCATCTGGGCTATCATATCCTGAATCATTTGGAACTTGCCGATTTCCTGCCCGAACTGCTTGCGCTGATTAGCATATTCCAATACCGCATCCAAACAGCCATGGGCCACACCCAAAGCACCAGCGGCACAGCCCAGACGGGTGTCGTCTAGCTGAGACATGCAGATCTTAAAGCCTTCACCTTCTTTACCCAATAAGGCGTCTTTAGGTACGCGACAATTATCAAAGGTCACTTCTCCGGTAGGCGCAGCCCATGTGCCCAGCTTCTCAGTAATAGGAGCGACACTAATCCCCGGCACATTCATTTCAACAATGAACGCCGATATACCCTTCACCTTCTGAGAAGGATCCGTATAAGCATAGACAAGGGCCAGGTCTGCCACCTGCGCATTGGAAATCCAGGTTTTGCAGCCGTTAAACACGTAGTGGTCCCCATCCCGGATAGCCGTAGCCTTCATAGCAGCAACATCAGAGCCGGCATCTGGCTCAGTAATAGCAAAACAGCCCATCTGCTCACCGCTGCAAAGGCCAGGCAGGTATTTGCGCTTTTGTTCCTCGGAGCCATATTTATAGATAGCCAGGGCCGGCCCCATTTGCATGTTGAATGGCAACCGCATGCTGCTGTGTACCCTGGCCATCTGCTCAGCGATGACGGTAGCAGCTAAAAATCCCATTCCGCTTCCGCCATACTCTTCAGGAATCTGGCACCCCAAAAAGCCCAGCTCGCCCATCTTGTCCACGATATCCCTACGGAAACGGTGTTCCTTATCGTCCTTATCTACTGTAGGAGCAATCTCGTTCAGGGCAAAATCCCGGGCCAGTTTTTGAATGACAACCAGGTCTTCGCTTAATTCGAACATTTTTCTCCCCCCTGTATAAAGTTAGACTTCCACGTCATCTACCTAAGCAATTTCTGTGCCAAGCTTAAAGCCCCCAGGAAGAAGGCCAAAAAGCGTAAAGAAGGGCTAAAACAACCTGTTATCCTGGTATTATGGCCCATTCAACCCCAATTTAATGCACAAATACATTGACCAGAAGCGGTTCCGGCTTATTCGCCATAAATCTTCAGGAACAAGAAGAAAGCCCCGACCAGCACAATGCATTATTGCATTGTTAAGGCCAGGGCATATTGCCCAACAATGTAGTTATTTTAAGAGTAGCGCCATGCAATGAAAAAATGCATTACCTGATGCAATTGCATCAGGTTCTTTTCATCTTCCGGACCACAGTAGACTGGTTAACACCCAAAACAGCCGCCGCCTTATAAGTACTGCCCAACTCGCTGACAGCACGGCTGATTAATTGACGCTCCAGTTCGGAAACCGCCTTTTTTAGAGGCAAAATCCCCCGCACAATCACCGAGGGGTTTTCGCTTTTTACAGGCCTTGGCAAGAGATTAGCGGGAACATGTTCAGATGTTACCATTGTATCAGGGGTGGTAACCATCAGCCGTTCGACGATATTTTCTAACTCCCTCACGTTTCCAGGCCAATCATAGTTAAGAAAAATATCAAATACTTCCGGCGCAAATTCTTTGGTGATGTTATAGGCTTTGCCATATTTAGCGATAAATGCATAAACCAACGGGATAATTTCCTCCCGCCGCATCCTCAGGGGCGGAATGAACAAGGGCACCACATTCAGCCTGAAATACAGGTCTTCGCGAAACAAGCCCCGATGGACCATTTCCTCCAAATTATGATTTGTCGCAGCCAAAATGCGCACATTCACTGTTCGCGGCTTGTTACCCCCCACCCGCACAATTTCCCTGTCCTGGATGGCCCGCAAAAGTTTCACCTGCAAAGACAGGGGCAGGTCACCAATTTCATCCAGGAAAAGGGTACCGTTATGGGCCAACTCGAACATGCCTAGCTTGCCTTCCTTGCTGGCGCCGGTAAAAGCCCCGGGTTCATAACCAAACAGCTCCGACTCCAACAGGTTTTCCGGGATGGCTCCGCAATTTATCTTAATAAAGGGGCCTTCATTCCGCAAGCTCTCCGTATGGATCAACTTTGCCACAACTTCCTTGCCTACACCAGATTCCCCCAAAATTAAAATGGTAGAATCCACTTGGGCCACCCGCATAACCATAACCAACAGGTCTTGCATCCGCGGGGAATTAAACACGATTCCTCTTTGCTCGACCATCCGGCTGCGCATTTGCGTCAGTTCAGACCGGTAACGTTCGCTCAGTTCCCTGGTTTCCTCGAGCTGCTGGCGCAGATGGCTTAGCTCAGTCAGATCCCGGACATTGATCACAACCCTGGCGATGCCGTTTTTGGCATCCCGCACCGGGCTGCCAGTAACTAACAGGTACTTGGTATTGGTTACACCTCCCTTTACTCTTTCCATCAATGTCACGGCCTTGCCCTGCCGCAAGACCGCATCAACTACTGATTTGGAATAATGGCCTTCATCGACAAGCTGCCGCATGGATTTACCTTGAATATTCTCAGATTTGATGCCGGTAATCCGTTCATGAGCATCGTTAACCCGAATCACCTGTCCTTCCGCATCGGTGATAATTATTCCGTCGTAAGAGGAATCGATGATGGCCTGCAGCTCGCGGTTCAGCTCTTTTACCACCTGAAGTTCTTCCGAGATAGATTCCAGTTCAGAAATATCCTGAAAAACACCGATGGCTCCAATCACTTCCCCGTTTTCAACAATGGGGCTGCGGTTAGTAATATAAACACGGTTACCAGATGTATAGCGGACAGAAAATTTGTACAGCTCACCTCGTCCAGTCGCCAGAACATCCAAAAGGCCCAGGGGAATAATCACCTGCGACAGGTGTTTGCCCAGGGCCTCGGATTTTTTGCGTCTGGTTATCTCTTCAGCCGCATGGTTAAAAATTGTTACTACTCCGTGTTTATCAATGGCTATAATACCATTATTGGCAGCATCCAAGATTACTTCCATGCGGTGCAGGAAATTGTCTATATTCCGTTGACAGGAGCAGGTAATTTCCTCCATTACGTCACGCACCATCAGCCGTCTCACCTCTAAATACTTGCTAATGCAATCTTACATTATTTCTGTGGTGTTGAAAAGAGGAAACCCAAGCGGTCATAAAAAATAAGCTGCCCTGATCAATACAAGGCAGCAAAACAAATTTGAATACACCAAAAGGTTTTAATCGCTGAATAAACGCTTTATTTTCAGTATCGGTATATTAGCAACAAGTGCCACCGAGTCGCTGGCGTGGCTTAATTTTACCTCAAAACCTTCCTGGTCAATCTCCATATATTCAGAAATCACTTTAATCAGGTCTTCTCTTAACGCCTCAATTAATTTAGGGGACATTCCAGCCCGATCGTGCACCAGAACCAGCCGGAGTCTTTCTTTTGCGACCTGCTTCGTACCCATGGCCGGCTCTCTGCCGAAAACTCGCTGCAAGAAATCCAACATGCCATAATCCCCCTTCTTTAGCTTATCTAGCAAGGCCTATAATACGACGCAGACGCCCCATCAAGCCCTCACCGGTTTCCAGGTTCATGAGAGGGACGTCTTCTCCAGTGATCCGGCGAGAGATATTGCGATAAGCCTCACCCGCCCTGGATGCTTTATCCAGCACCGCTGGCTCCCCCCGGTTGGTGGATATGACAATGTGCTCATCCTCCGGAACAACCCCCAAAAGGCCAATTGCCAGGATATCAATCATGTCATCAATATCCATCATGTCGCCTTTTTTCACCATGCTTAGCCGGATCCGGTTGATAATCAATTTGGGGTCTCTTAGTTCAGCTGCCTCTAAAAGCCCGATCACCCTGTCAGCGTCTCTAACTGCTGCAACTTCTGGTGTTGTGACCACAATCGCCTTTTCTGCACCGGCAATGGCGTTTTTAAATCCCTGCTCAATTCCGGCAGGACAATCGATAATCACATAGTCAAAATCAGCTTTGAGCTGCTGACAAAGATCGACCATCTGCTGAGGACTGACTGCAGTCTTATCTTTAGTTTGAGCGGCCGGCAGCAAATACAGGTCCTCAAAACGCTTATCCTTGATCAGGGCCTGCTTTAAGCGACAACTGCCGCTTGTTGCATCAACAATATCATACACGATCCTGTTTTCCAGACCCATGACTATATCCAAATTGCGCAGGCCAATATCAGTATCGACCAAAACAACTTTATGACCTAATAGCGCCAGGCCTGTGCCGATGTTGGCCGTTGTGGTCGTCTTCCCTACACCGCCTTTACCTGAAGTGACGACTATGACTTCGCCCATTTACCTTCCTCCTCTTGCAAGAATTCCAAACATTGAATTTGCCAATTAAAAAGCAGGAAATCGCAGCGAATTAGGTTGATACCGCTCAATAACAACAAACCCGTCCTGTATCCGGGCAATCTCAGGCTGATTCGGCTTAACGGTTTCGCCGTCCGGAGCTCTGGTAATATGTTCTGCAATTCGCAGTTGAGTGGGCTTAAGGCGGAAAGCAACCACGACTGCATTTTGGTTGCCTGCGGCCCCAGCATGAGCCATTCCTCTTAGATTACCCATCACTATAATATTACCAGCAGCTATTATCTCCGCTCCGGGGTTTACATCTCCCATAACCACCACATTACCCGGGTAGCGAATGCTTTGACCGGACCTTACAGTTCGTTGGATGAGCACGGTCCGGTAGTCCATCGCTACTCCGTTAGGCCCCTGCTCTTTCCTTTCCCGTCCCGTTCGCTCCGGCCGCAGTGGGTCCGGCTGGGTCCCTGAAAGATGAAAGGAAGGGGAAAACTTCTCAGGAAGGCCCACCTGCCATGAAGGTTGTCCATTTTGTTGCGGTGAAATCATAATATCTCCTCCTGAGACGGCAGAACAATTAACAAATGAATTTTCTTCGTTCAATTTCTACACAACTTGACCTGATTCCTTCCACAAGAAAAAAAACGAGGAATGCTTTTTTCCTCGTTTTTCCTTCACATTTTGACAGGTGTCGAAATTCAGGAAGCAGGAACAAGAAGAAGCAAGAGGAAATGAGCGAGAGGAAGCTGCACCGGAAGGAACCCAAACGCAAGCCACCAATCGGTTTTTAGAGTAGGGTAGTTATAATTGGGTTTCGGGAGACGCTGGCAGCGTCCCAGGGACTTCTGGGGAATCGATGGGACTTGCGCCACCTCCGGCCTGCACTCCGGTTGAGGGAGCCCCGGGTGCCGCAGTCCTCGGCGACCTTGCGGGAAGAGCAGGAGGCTCTATCCCAAAATACTTTTCAAAAACCGCTTTAGCTACCCGTCCCGCAGATCCGCCTCCAGACCTGGCGTACTCAATGACGCCGGCAAATGCGATTTGGGGATTGTCTGCCGGGGCATAGGCAACAAAAACCCCAAAAAAATCCTTGGTTCTATCGTCACCCACTCTGCCCGTCTGTGCTGTCCCGGTCTTTGCAGCCACTCGGATTGTGGGGGGAAAATGCCTGAATGGTGACACCGCTGTGCCGCCAGGCTGGGTTACAGCCAGCATGGCCCGCTGCATGCTCGCCAGGGTAGTTGGATTAAGTTCTGCCTGCCCTAAAATCACCGGCTCAAATTGTTTAACTACCTGCCCATTTTGGTCATAAATTTTGTCCACCAGATAGGGCTGGTACCTGATTCCGTTATTGGCAATTGCAGCTACATAATTTGCCAGCTGAAGCATGGTATACTGGTTGGCCCCCTGGCCAATGGAGGTGTTAAATGTTTCAAAGGGCTGCCACCTGGTTTCCCATTCCAGATCGATTTTAAATCTGGCTTCCAGCGCCCGCTTATCCTGATTTAGCTTTTTAATTAAGTCTTCCCGCTCGGCTGCCGACTGAGCCTTGGCCAACATTTCGTTATAGCGGGCGTCCAGTTCTGCCCTGCGCCTTTCGTAACGCCGGTTAACCAGGACCCGGTTCACCTCGCTCTTCCACTGGGGAGAAGGCATCAAACCGCTCACTTCACCACCAATATCGGTCAGTCCGGTCCTTTGGCCTAATCCGAGAGATCTGGCTACCTCCACCATTCCATTGATACCAGCAAGCTCGCCGGCCCATTGAAAATAGGTATTGCATGAAACTGCTAAGGCCCGATACAAATCTACCGCCCCATGGGCATCAGTACAGACAATTCCGCCTGGCCTCCAGTATCTGCCGGTACATATGATAGTATCGGTAGGCTTGATCCGGCCTGATTCCAGTGCCGCCATACCGGAAACCATTTTAAAAGTTGAACCTGGCGGATACAGTCCCTGGATGGCCCTGTTCAGACTGGGATTCAGATCATAATTGCTATAATAATCCCGCTTTTGGGCAAAAGAAC includes:
- a CDS encoding TAXI family TRAP transporter solute-binding subunit: MYFILGNGMASMFQNRVPNIRASAQATEGSAQNMLLLRRGDVNVAFTMNQVAAHAYNGTDRFAGNPNKDLRVLTALYPNVVQIVARAGSGVRNVNDFFGKRFAPGAAGSGTELNTREVFGVHGIDYRDRQHVRMDYVGFTAAAELIRNGQSDGLLINAGIPVSALLDLATTTDVNFISLDQSRIDELTRRFNHYFPFTIPANTYRGQTDPVRTVGQANLLLTTANMPDDVAYFLTRAVFEHHADLLAVHSAARDITLQAALRGHMGIPLHPGAARYFAERGLRLP
- a CDS encoding biotin/lipoyl-binding protein; amino-acid sequence: MPEITAPMVGKLLKFEVGVGDTVQVDDVVAILEAMKMHVEIYADDSGVVKALKAAEGDVVKAGDVLMVLE
- a CDS encoding acyl-CoA carboxylase subunit beta is translated as MDRYEQLLKEKERIRAMGGPQAVEQQHKAGKMTARERIEYFFDPGTFVEIGMHIKHRTTAFGMDKREVPAEGVVVGYGRVNGRLVMAGAEDYTAMAGTFGEYHGKKFSQAIDMAKEMGIPFVGMNDSGGARLQEGMDTLEAYAWLFRSQILASGIIPQVALLLGPCLGGQAYHPVMQDFVFQNRKTGFMGIAGPAFVKTQLGEEITLEKLCGVNAHAVKSGCTHVVTEDDQDCLDKTKELLSFLPDNNKQKPPRIETGDDPWRKVPELNRMIPEAGHIPYDMRQVIYKIVDNGYFFEIMKDFAPNVIIGFARMGGRPTGVVASQPNKIGAVITCDAADKVARFVRFCDLFNISLVNLHDTPAFMIGSNEEWKGILRHGAKMLYAYIDATVPKVTVILRKSFAGAYLGMCCKDTGADIVYAWPEAQVSIVGAETAASVIFAKEIKNAGNPEEVKAARIQEYRDLYENPYRGAERGYIDDIILPEDTRMMINRTLDMLENKDVARPWRKFSNINL
- a CDS encoding acyl-CoA dehydrogenase family protein — protein: MFELSEDLVVIQKLARDFALNEIAPTVDKDDKEHRFRRDIVDKMGELGFLGCQIPEEYGGSGMGFLAATVIAEQMARVHSSMRLPFNMQMGPALAIYKYGSEEQKRKYLPGLCSGEQMGCFAITEPDAGSDVAAMKATAIRDGDHYVFNGCKTWISNAQVADLALVYAYTDPSQKVKGISAFIVEMNVPGISVAPITEKLGTWAAPTGEVTFDNCRVPKDALLGKEGEGFKICMSQLDDTRLGCAAGALGVAHGCLDAVLEYANQRKQFGQEIGKFQMIQDMIAQMVVDIEAARMLVYRAAWQKDQGMNNTRETSIGKYFVAETANKCADFAMKILGAYGYSEEYPVARYYRDAKSYQIVEGSSIIQKLIIANDALGYRKANR
- a CDS encoding sigma 54-interacting transcriptional regulator, yielding MVRDVMEEITCSCQRNIDNFLHRMEVILDAANNGIIAIDKHGVVTIFNHAAEEITRRKKSEALGKHLSQVIIPLGLLDVLATGRGELYKFSVRYTSGNRVYITNRSPIVENGEVIGAIGVFQDISELESISEELQVVKELNRELQAIIDSSYDGIIITDAEGQVIRVNDAHERITGIKSENIQGKSMRQLVDEGHYSKSVVDAVLRQGKAVTLMERVKGGVTNTKYLLVTGSPVRDAKNGIARVVINVRDLTELSHLRQQLEETRELSERYRSELTQMRSRMVEQRGIVFNSPRMQDLLVMVMRVAQVDSTILILGESGVGKEVVAKLIHTESLRNEGPFIKINCGAIPENLLESELFGYEPGAFTGASKEGKLGMFELAHNGTLFLDEIGDLPLSLQVKLLRAIQDREIVRVGGNKPRTVNVRILAATNHNLEEMVHRGLFREDLYFRLNVVPLFIPPLRMRREEIIPLVYAFIAKYGKAYNITKEFAPEVFDIFLNYDWPGNVRELENIVERLMVTTPDTMVTSEHVPANLLPRPVKSENPSVIVRGILPLKKAVSELERQLISRAVSELGSTYKAAAVLGVNQSTVVRKMKRT
- the minE gene encoding cell division topological specificity factor MinE; this encodes MLDFLQRVFGREPAMGTKQVAKERLRLVLVHDRAGMSPKLIEALREDLIKVISEYMEIDQEGFEVKLSHASDSVALVANIPILKIKRLFSD
- the minD gene encoding septum site-determining protein MinD; this encodes MGEVIVVTSGKGGVGKTTTTANIGTGLALLGHKVVLVDTDIGLRNLDIVMGLENRIVYDIVDATSGSCRLKQALIKDKRFEDLYLLPAAQTKDKTAVSPQQMVDLCQQLKADFDYVIIDCPAGIEQGFKNAIAGAEKAIVVTTPEVAAVRDADRVIGLLEAAELRDPKLIINRIRLSMVKKGDMMDIDDMIDILAIGLLGVVPEDEHIVISTNRGEPAVLDKASRAGEAYRNISRRITGEDVPLMNLETGEGLMGRLRRIIGLAR
- the minC gene encoding septum site-determining protein MinC, coding for MISPQQNGQPSWQVGLPEKFSPSFHLSGTQPDPLRPERTGRERKEQGPNGVAMDYRTVLIQRTVRSGQSIRYPGNVVVMGDVNPGAEIIAAGNIIVMGNLRGMAHAGAAGNQNAVVVAFRLKPTQLRIAEHITRAPDGETVKPNQPEIARIQDGFVVIERYQPNSLRFPAF
- a CDS encoding penicillin-binding protein 2, translated to MENRKKFEQKLRIYFLIVVFIFTVLLARLFYLQVINTADFQAQSAQNRTRLISLEARRGDIVDRNKEVLATSKPVFSISVSNLGLKNQAEINQRLAEILDIPGITGESITKKLRTNPRRFEPVEVISLPWSEETLALVTRIQENRRDLPGVVILESPMRYYPNGSLAGHLLGFIGQITRRELELFKERGYGLNDRIGKTGLERGFELLFADDGREIGLRGVKGFSQVVVNANNRLVGELGTVPPLPGHNLQLTLDAGLQSALETAMDEVIMGVKKDNPKAGAGAAVVLDIKTGAILAMASRPYLNPNDFVDGSFAQKRDYYSNYDLNPSLNRAIQGLYPPGSTFKMVSGMAALESGRIKPTDTIICTGRYWRPGGIVCTDAHGAVDLYRALAVSCNTYFQWAGELAGINGMVEVARSLGLGQRTGLTDIGGEVSGLMPSPQWKSEVNRVLVNRRYERRRAELDARYNEMLAKAQSAAEREDLIKKLNQDKRALEARFKIDLEWETRWQPFETFNTSIGQGANQYTMLQLANYVAAIANNGIRYQPYLVDKIYDQNGQVVKQFEPVILGQAELNPTTLASMQRAMLAVTQPGGTAVSPFRHFPPTIRVAAKTGTAQTGRVGDDRTKDFFGVFVAYAPADNPQIAFAGVIEYARSGGGSAGRVAKAVFEKYFGIEPPALPARSPRTAAPGAPSTGVQAGGGASPIDSPEVPGTLPASPETQL